A window of Deltaproteobacteria bacterium genomic DNA:
CTTCAGCACCTCGCGCGCGGACAGGAAGATGTCCTCCGCCCGGACCAGCGGCTTCCCGGTCCCGTCCCCCATCACCTTCTCGAACAGCTCTTCCCGGGTCCCCAGCGGGTTCCCCACCGTGTCGAACAGCGTCGCCGCCAGGCGGATCCGGTGCGTCGGGATGCCGGTGGGCGTGGCGTGGCCCACCAGCTCGTTCTTGAGGGTGACCGTCACGACGGCCTCCCTCCCGGACAGCACGAGGCGGGCGTGGACGGGGATCGCGCGGGACAGCCGCTCGCGGGAGTGCCCCCCCACCATCGCGTGGTCGACGGGCCCCTTCCCCTTCTTCCCGTCGATGAACCGCGCGTCGAACAGCTCCGGAAGGTGGCAGAACTGGCAGTGGACCCCGGTGCCGCGGTAGAAGCTCTGCTCCCATTCGCTCGCCGTGGTGAGGATCGGCGCGCCGAACTCGTTCCGGTACTCGTGGCACCCCGCGCAGAACTCGGAGGTGATGTGCAGGCGCGAGAACCGGAGCACGTGGGGGCTGTTGACGGAGCTCTTCTCCCTCGGCCCGAACTTGATCCCGGCCCGGGCCTTGTACCGGGGGAACGCGGTGCCGGGATTCATCGCCTCCACCGAGTGGCAGAAGTCGCACGTCACCCCTTCGCGGGAGAAGATGGCGGCCCGCGGATCTCCGGGGGCGAGCAGGAACCGCATCGGGTTGTGGCACTGCTCGCAGGCGAGGGTGCGTTTCGGGTTCGCGCGGCGGACGCGGTCGTACGGGAGCTGGAACGCGGGTTCGGTGTACGAGGAGGCGTGCTGGGACCCGGCCCAGGACCGGAAGATCTCGGGGTGGCACTCCATGCACACGGCGGCGGACTGGTAGGTCGCCATCGGGGACGCGCCGGCCGGAATCGCTGCGGCCATCGCGACCAGGATCGCGGCGGCGGTCGGTATCCTGGGCATGCCCGGCATTCTAACAGCCCGCCGCGGCGACGTAAACGTCCCCGCCCGCGGGGTTTCTGCTAGAATCCGGGGCTATGGACTTATCCTGGATCCGCGGCGCGCTGCTCGTCGTCTTCGGGTACCTGGTCGGCTCGGTCCCGTTCGGAATGGTGGTGGCGAAGGCGTTCGACCGGGGGGTCGACCTCCGGAACGCCGGCTCCGGGAACATCGGGGCGACGAACGTCGCGCGCACGCTCGGCAAGGGGGCGGGCGCGCTGACCCTGCTGCTCGACGCGGGGAAGGCGGTGTTCGCCCTCGCGCTCGCCCGGATGCTCCTCGGCGCGCCGGCGGACGTCTGGCTCGCGCTGGTCGGCGGGGCGGTGTTCCTCGGGCACATCTTCCCGGTGTACCTCCGGTTCAAGGGGGGGAAGGGGGTCGCGACCGCCCTCGGGGTCGTCGCGTTCCTCTCCCCGGTGACCGTCTTCGTGCTCGTCGTCCTCTTCATAGGCGTCGTCTACTTCACGCGGTACGTGTCGCTCGGGTCGCTCTGCGCGGCGGTCGGCCTGCCGGTCGTCATGGCCATCCTCGGCGGCCCGCGCTCCTACCTGAACCTGTCCCTGGTGATGGCGTTCCTCGTGATCTGGACCCACCGCGAGAACATCCACCGGCTCCTCGCCGGGCAGGAGAGCAAGTTCCGGCTGCACAGGGATTAGGCAGCCGCTGCCCAACCGGTGGGCAGCGGCGGGGAGCGGAGCATGCGCCCCGTTCGCCCGCGGCCGGCGCCCTCCCATCGATATCTCCCCGGATGCCAAGGACATTTTCCGGGGTTTCGCCCGGGACATCCCGCGGTTGCGCGGATATGGTACGCCCGTTGCTTCACCGTTCTCCAAGGAGGTGTCCCCATGAAGAAGATCGAGGCCATCATCAAGCCGTTCAAGCTGGACGAGGTGAAGGAGTCGCTGAACGACATCGGGGTCCAGGGGATGACGGTGTCGGAGGTGAAGGGGTTCGGTCGCCAGAAGGGGCACACCGAACTGTACCGCGGCGCGGAGTACGTGGTGGACTTCCTGCCGAAGATCAAGCTGGAGATCATCGTCCCCGACGACCTCGTCGCCCAGGTGGTCGAGGTCGTGGAGAAATCGGCGCGCACCGGCCGCATCGGCGACGGCAAGATCTTCGTCACGAACGTCGAGGAGGTCGTCCGGATCCGCACCGGCGAGCGCGGGCACGACGCCATCTGATCGCACGGGATATCGTCCCGATCCAACCATACCCCCAGGAGGGTCCGTAATGAACGCGAAGGAAACGCTGGCATTCGCCAAGAGCAAGGGCATCGAGATGGTCG
This region includes:
- the plsY gene encoding glycerol-3-phosphate 1-O-acyltransferase PlsY — its product is MDLSWIRGALLVVFGYLVGSVPFGMVVAKAFDRGVDLRNAGSGNIGATNVARTLGKGAGALTLLLDAGKAVFALALARMLLGAPADVWLALVGGAVFLGHIFPVYLRFKGGKGVATALGVVAFLSPVTVFVLVVLFIGVVYFTRYVSLGSLCAAVGLPVVMAILGGPRSYLNLSLVMAFLVIWTHRENIHRLLAGQESKFRLHRD
- a CDS encoding P-II family nitrogen regulator, which codes for MKKIEAIIKPFKLDEVKESLNDIGVQGMTVSEVKGFGRQKGHTELYRGAEYVVDFLPKIKLEIIVPDDLVAQVVEVVEKSARTGRIGDGKIFVTNVEEVVRIRTGERGHDAI